One Setaria viridis chromosome 7, Setaria_viridis_v4.0, whole genome shotgun sequence genomic region harbors:
- the LOC117864730 gene encoding probable methyltransferase At1g29790, whose translation MYAAKHRGHASQQQQQHVDEAMLGRVHGHRPTAARPAPRRAKLKILLVVIATNLVSVYLFSGASLSVHLPASAPRIHLWDSAALLRDLNATRAELAGARAELAALRSQCNASSSLLESVLAGLGAVHGDAPETRDFGGWPEEPAGELKLAIEPHRLPLGFHPNFGTDELFPGLGFACRNFQDELARYMAYDAGGECPDDDALALQLALKGCEPLPRRRCRARSPVGYVEPAPLPRSLWSVPPDTTVRWAPYTCKNYTCLVRRARARGGVPSFCKDCFDLEGKERRRWQADNGGVGFGIDSVLRSRAPGTVRIGLDIGGGTGTFAARMAERNVTVVTTTMDLDAPFSAFVASRGLVPLQLTLMQRLPFADGVLDIVHSMNALSNWVPDAVLEAALFDIYRVLRPGGVFWLDHFFCLGPQLNATYVPIFDRVGFRRLRWKAGRKLDLSAERNEWYVSALLEKPMT comes from the coding sequence ATGTACGCGGCCAAGCACCGGGGCCACGcatcgcagcagcagcagcagcacgtcgACGAGGCGATGTTGGGCCGCGTCCACGGGCACCGGcccacggcggcgcggccggcgccgcggcgcgccaAGCTCAAGATCCTGCTCGTCGTCATCGCCACCAACCTCGTCTCCGTCTACCTCTTCTCCGGGGCGTCGCTGTCCGTGCACCTcccggcgtcggcgccgcggATCCACCTGTGGGACTCGGCCGCGCTGCTGCGCGACCTCAACGCCACGCGCGCCGAGCTCGCGGGAGCCCGCGCGGAGCTCGCGGCGCTGCGGTCCCAGTGCAACGCGTCGTCGAGCCTCCTCGAGTCCGTGCTCGCGGGGCTCGGCGCCGTGCACGGCGACGCGCCGGAAACCAGGGACTTCGGCGGGTGGCCCGAGGAGCCCGCGGGGGAGCTCAAGCTCGCCATCGAGCCTCACCGGCTGCCGCTCGGATTCCACCCCAACTTCGGCACCGACGAGCTCTTCCCCGGCCTCGGCTTCGCCTGCCGCAACTTCCAGGACGAGCTGGCGCGGTACATGGCgtacgacgccggcggcgagtgccccgacgacgacgccctGGCGCTGCAGCTGGCGCTCAAGGGGTGCGAgccgctgccccgccgccggtgccgggcGAGGTCGCCGGTGGGGTACGTGgagccggcgccgctgccgcggagCCTGTGGTCGGTCCCGCCGGACACCACCGTGCGGTGGGCGCCGTACACGTGCAAGAACTACACCTGCCTcgtgcggcgcgcgcgcgcccgggGCGGGGTGCCCTCCTTCTGCAAGGACTGCTTCGACCTGGAAgggaaggagcggcggcggtggcaggccGACAACGGCGGGGTCGGGTTCGGCATCGACAGCGTGCTGCGGTCGCGGGCGCCGGGGACGGTACGGATCGGGCTCGacatcggcggcggcacgggcacCTTCGCGGCGCGGATGGCGGAGCGGAACGTGACGGtggtgacgacgacgatggaCCTGGACGCGCCGTTCAGCGCGTTCGTGGCGTCGCGCGGGCTGGTGCCGCTGCAGCTCACGCTCATGCAGCGGCTACCCTTCGCCGACGGCGTGCTGGACATCGTGCACTCCATGAACGCGCTCAGCAACTGGGTGCCCGACGCCGTGCTGGAGGCCGCGCTCTTCGACATCTACCGGGTGCTCAGGCCCGGGGGAGTCTTCTGGCTGGACCACTTCTTCTGCCTGGGCCCGCAGCTCAACGCCACCTACGTGCCCATCTTCGACCGCGTCGGATTCCGGCGGCTCCGGTGGAAGGCCGGCCGGAAGCTCGACCTCAGCGCCGAGAGGAACGAGTGGTATGTGTCGGCGCTGCTCGAGAAGCCCATGACTTGA
- the LOC117864494 gene encoding ferric reduction oxidase 7, chloroplastic, whose protein sequence is MAHEREPLLRQQSGGGGGAAPLPSLARTVLKFLMWAVFLTWAAGIFFLPTKPVQTVFRKWISLTRDSTFGLAGGVFLTFSAPILIIALLAYVYISFFPSDHMEKRKLRSLSFRLWTLPVLVDGPFGVVSAVEFIGIVLFIIYVVYSMIYYAVESVSLIQEFHIPSMTNSELMLHIIGLRLGSVGLFCMLFLFLPVARGSVLLRLIDIPFEHATRYHVWLGHLTMALFTLHGLCYVIEWSMQGRLLEEMAEWKEIGVANLPGVISLVAGLLMWVTSLHPVRKRFFELFFYTHQLYIIFIVFLALHVGDYVFSFSAGAVFLFMLDRFLRFWQSRAKVDIISAACRPCGTVELVFSKPASLRYNALSFIFIQVRELSFLQWHPFSVSSSPMDGRYHMSVLIKVLGTWTEKLRSTITGVQEQNRGDSELQCGRITACVEGPYGHESPYHLMYENLILVAGGIGISPFLAILSDIIHRIEEGKQCMPKNVLVLWSVKKSKELSLLSAVDAQTITSFVSEKLHLDIQAFVTQESQAPLEDGIVGDEQKAPGMFVKNGTTMSGLVGTGDNFWAAMYFLASTLGFLLAYALVRVYYVKPHNVVAWWYLGLLLMLCMAAGVALPGGLVVLLWHFSEKRRLENDKWDAAASQSPRAAEQTPAGGGDDNAFPGVSLAAMRTTRYGCRPNFEAEFAAFAERAGDAADVGVLVCGPPGLQTSVARECRARNLRRGAAAEKGSSRAVFHFNSHSFDL, encoded by the exons ATGGCCCACGAACGGGAGCCGCTCCTGCGGcagcagagcggcggcggcggcggcgccgccccgctGCCGTCGCTGGCCAGGACCGTGCTCAAGTTCCTCATGTGGGCGGTGTTCCTCACCTGGGCCGCGGggatcttcttcctcccgaccAAGCCCGTGCAGACGGTGTTCAGGAAGTGGATCAGCCTCACCAGGGACTCCACGTTTGGCCTCGCCG GGGGCGTTTTCCTGACCTTCAGTGCGCCCATTCTGATCATTGCGCTCCTGGCATATGTGTACATCTCCTTCTTTCCAAGTGACCATATGGA GAAGAGGAAGCTGAGGTCACTGAGTTTCCGTCTCTGGACACTCCCTGTTCTTGTCGATGGCCCTTTTGGAGTCGTTTCTGCAGTTGAATTCATCGGAATTGTCCTATTTATCATTTACGTCGTCTACTCAATGATCTATTATGCTGTGGAGAGCGTGAGTCTTATCCAAGAATTCCATATACCATCAATGACCAATAG TGAGTTGATGCTGCATATCATCGGCCTCCGTTTAGGATCAGTTGGGTTGTTCTGCATGCTCTTCCTGTTCCTGCCAGTCGCGAGGGGCTCAGTTCTTCTTCGGCTTATCGACATTCCATTTGAGCATGCTACTAGATACCACGTCTGGCTTGGACATCTTACGATGGCTCTCTTTACATTGCATGGCTTGTGCTATGTGATCGAATGGTCAATGCAGGGGCGACTACTTGAAGAA ATGGCAGAATGGAAGGAAATTGGGGTGGCAAATCTACCTGGTGTGATCAGCTTGGTAGCCGGCCTTCTTATGTGGGTGACCTCACTTCACCCCGTGAGGAAGAGGTTCTTTGAGCTCTTCTTCTACACCCACCAACTCTACATCATCTTTATCGTGTTCTTGGCGCTCCATGTCGGCGACTACGTCTTCAGCTTTTCGGCTGGGGCGGTCTTCCTCTTCATGCTCGACCGCTTCCTCAGGTTCTGGCAGTCAAGGGCGAAAGTTGACATCATTTCAGCTGCCTGCCGCCCATGCGGGACTGTGGAGCTAGTCTTCTCAAAACCAGCAA GTCTCCGCTACAATGCTCTCAGTTTCATCTTCATTCAAGTGCGCGAGTTGTCATTCTTGCAGTGGCATCCATTCAGTGTATCTTCTAGCCCCATGGATGGGAGATACCACATGTCGGTACTAATAAAAGTACTTGGCACATGGACTGAAAAACTGAGGAGCACCATCACCGGCGTCCAGGAGCAGAACAGAGGTGACTCCGAGTTGCAATGCGGCCGCATAACAGCCTGCGTGGAAGGGCCGTACGGGCATGAATCACCCTACCACTTGAT GTACGAGAATCTCATCCTGGTGGCAGGAGGCATCGGAATATCGCCGTTCTTGGCGATCCTTAGCGACATAATCCACAGGATCGAGGAGGGCAAGCAATGCATGCCCAAGAACGTGCTGGTCCTGTGGTCAGTCAAGAAGTCCAAGGAGCTTTCTCTCTTGTCGGCAGTCGATGCGCAGACCATCACTTCATTTGTCTCTGAAAAATTGCATCTGGATATCCAGGCCTTCGTGACCCAAGAATCCCAGGCTCCTTTG GAGGATGGCATCGTTGGGGACGAGCAGAAAGCCCCCGGCATGTTCGTCAAGAACGGGACGACCATGTCCGGGCTGGTCGGTACCGGGGACAACTTCTGGGCGGCCATGTACTTCCTGGCGTCGACACTGGGCTTCCTCCTGGCGTACGCCCTGGTGCGGGTGTACTACGTGAAGCCCCACAACGTGGTGGCGTGGTGGTACCTGGGCCTCCTGTTGATGCTGTGcatggccgccggcgtcgccctCCCCGGCGGGCTCGTCGTGCTCCTGTGGCACTTCTCCGAGAAGCGGAGGCTGGAGAACGACAAGTGGGACGCCGCTGCCTCCCAGtcaccgcgcgccgccgagcAGACACCGGCCGGTGGCGGTGACGACAACGCCTTCCCCGGCGTCAGCCTCGCCGCCATGCGGACGACCCGGTACGGGTGCCGGCCAAACTTCGAAG CGGAGTTCGCGGCGTTCGCGGAgcgcgccggcgacgcggcggacGTGGGCGTGCTGGTGTGCGGGCCGCCGGGGCTGCAGACGAGCGTGGCGAGGGAGTGCAGGGCGCGGAAcctccggcgcggcgccgcggcggagaaGGGCAGCAGCCGCGCCGTCTTCCATTTCAACAGCCACAGCTTCGACCTCTAA
- the LOC117865788 gene encoding PHD finger protein ALFIN-LIKE 4 — protein MDDSGSAPIFPNVRTPEDVFRDFRGRRAGILKALTTDVEKFYKMCDPEKENLCLYGLSNETWEVTLPAEEVPPELPEPALGINFARDGMAEKDWLMLVAVHSDAWLIAVAFYFGARFGFDKDARRRLFTMISNLPTIYEVVTGSGKKPSKTPNSNGKSKSGSKPSKKPNSNSKPAKQPVPKQEEQTLKEEGGDKDQAYLCGTCGGSYSNNGDFWIGCDICENWYHGDCVRITPAKAEHIKQYKCPACSNKRSRE, from the exons ATGGACGATTCCGGCTCCGCCCCCATCTTCCCGAACGTGCGCACTCCCGAGGACGTCTTCAGGGAtttccgcggccgccgcgccggcatcCTCAAGGCGCTCACCACCG atgtGGAGAAGTTCTACAAGATGTGCGACCCAG AAAAGGAGAACTTGTGCCTCTATGGACTATCTAATGAAACCTGGGAAGTGACCCTTCCAGCTGAGGAAGTTCCTCCTGAACTTCCAGAGCCAGCACTGGGAATAAACTTTGCTCGTGATGGAATGGCTGAGAAAGATTGGCTCATGCTGGTTGCTGTACACAGTGATGCATGGTTAATTGCTGTGGCATTTTACTTTGGGGCTCGCTTTGGATTTGATAAAGATGCCAG GAGAAGGCTCTTTACGATGATCAGTAATCTTCCCACTATTTATGAAGTTGTGACAGGAAGTGGGAAGAAGCCATCAAAAACCCCCAACAGCAATGGCAAAAGCAAGTCGGGCTCTAAA CCATCCAAGAAACCTAATTCAAACAGCAAGCCAGCGAAGCAGCCCGTGCCAAAGCAGGAGGAACAGACCCTCAAAGAAGAGGGAGGTGACAAGGATCAAGCTTACCTGTGCGGCACATGTGGAGGGAGCTATTCTAATAATGGTGACTTCTGGATAGGCTGTGACATTTGCGAGAACTGGTACCATGGCGACTGTGTGCGCATCACTCCTGCCAAGGCAGAGCACATCAAGCAGTACAAGTGCCCGGCTTGCAGTAACAAGAGGAGCAGGGAGTGA